In Thermosphaera sp., the sequence TGTGCTCATATTTCAACTTCAAAACCGGAGGGCTCGAAAAACATGTATATTACTTAACTCGTGGTTTAATTAAACATGGTATTAAAGTAACATTAGTTACCGCATATAGAGACCCTTATACTAATGCAACTATACCGCCCTACAAAGGTGACAATCTGACTATAATTCCTCTCAGGTATTGTATAGCCCCACTTAATAATCCACTTTTACACAGTTTACCCAAGGTTCTCTCTACAATAAATTCAGATGTTATACATGTTCATGACCACTATTTTTATGGTTCTGCGATTTTATCATTCTTAAAAAAGATAATCAGGCGTCCAATGGTTCTAACTATACACACATCTAAGTTACACTATGATAACTTCTGGAAAAACCTAGTTTCGGATATATATGACATATCAGTAAGTAGAACGATATTTAAAGCATCAGATAAAATAATAACAGTTACACGTACTACGGCTTACGAGTTGATTAATCATGGAGTCCCTGAAGATAAACTAGTATACATTCCCAATTTTCTTACAGTAGATTCTCTAGAAGAGTATGATGAAAAAACATATAGTGATATTAAGAATGGTGAGAGATTCAAGATACTATACGTTGGGAGGCTCGTCTACCGAAAAGGTCTTCACATTCTTTTAGACGCATTTAATATAGCGTTAAGAGACAGCATAATTCCTCAGAATTCTCTTCTTATGATTGTAGGTAAAGGACCTCTTGAAGTCAAACTAAGAAGAAGCGTTGAACTTAACCCTAACCTTAAGGGGAGGATAATGTTTTGGGGGGCAGTAACGGATAGTGTGCTTGGAGCTCTCTATAGGGCATGTGATGTTGTGATTTTACCATCCTTAAGCGGAGAGACTACATCTCTAGTCCTTCAGGAAGCGATACTTTTAGAGAAGCCATTTATAACATCACTAGTTGGTGGTGTGTATGATTACTTACTCGATGGTTTCTGGGGCTTTTATGTACCTCCTGGAGATGTTCGAGCTCTTGTTGAAAGTTTAGGTAAGGCATACAAGTTACTAGCGGAGAATCAAAAGTTTATTCGTAGAAAAGTTCGTGAAAATAAAGAAAAACTCCTCAAGACGCGTTCCTCGGAACATATTATTCTTAGGACGATACAGACTTATTATGAAGCAATAAATAATTACTACGCTGAGAAATAGAGATGAGATTATGCTTTCTATTGGAGTAATCGGTACAGACTTAAACCCTCCCTTAAATGAAGGAATTAAAAACACTGTCCATGAAATATACAGACGCATGGCTAGGAAAGGTATTGAAGTTCTCTTGATCACAAAGGGATGGTCCCGTGAGGAACAATCTAC encodes:
- a CDS encoding glycosyltransferase family 4 protein codes for the protein MRGDKALHVAMLCSYFNFKTGGLEKHVYYLTRGLIKHGIKVTLVTAYRDPYTNATIPPYKGDNLTIIPLRYCIAPLNNPLLHSLPKVLSTINSDVIHVHDHYFYGSAILSFLKKIIRRPMVLTIHTSKLHYDNFWKNLVSDIYDISVSRTIFKASDKIITVTRTTAYELINHGVPEDKLVYIPNFLTVDSLEEYDEKTYSDIKNGERFKILYVGRLVYRKGLHILLDAFNIALRDSIIPQNSLLMIVGKGPLEVKLRRSVELNPNLKGRIMFWGAVTDSVLGALYRACDVVILPSLSGETTSLVLQEAILLEKPFITSLVGGVYDYLLDGFWGFYVPPGDVRALVESLGKAYKLLAENQKFIRRKVRENKEKLLKTRSSEHIILRTIQTYYEAINNYYAEK